Proteins encoded in a region of the Quercus lobata isolate SW786 chromosome 8, ValleyOak3.0 Primary Assembly, whole genome shotgun sequence genome:
- the LOC115958061 gene encoding trifunctional UDP-glucose 4,6-dehydratase/UDP-4-keto-6-deoxy-D-glucose 3,5-epimerase/UDP-4-keto-L-rhamnose-reductase RHM2-like: MATTYEPKNILITGAAGFIASHVCNRLIRNYPDYKIVVVDKLDYCSNLKNILPSISSQNFKFIKGDIATADLVNYVLLSESIDTIMHFAAQTHVDNSFGNSFEFTKNNIYGTHVLLEACKVTGQIKRFIHVSTDEVYGETDEDAVMGNIEASQLLPTNPYSATKAGAEMLVMAYGRSYGLPVITTRGNNVYGPNQFPEKLIPKFILLAMKGQPLPIHGDGSNVRSYLYCEDVAEAFETILHRGEVGHVYNIGTQKERRVIDVAKEICQLFSLNPETHIKYVENRPFNDQRYFLDVQKLKTLGWFERTSWEEGLKKTTEWYVNNSDWWGDVSGALLPHPKMLMVPGIGRKCDGPHNRNSASSYVANNSIASGMVVRSPRSPKNNPSTQRRGLKFLIYGKTGYLGGLLGQLCEKQGIPFVYGKGRLEERSQLMQEIRTVKPTHVFNAAGLTGRPNADWCESHKVETIRTNVVGTLNLADVCREHGLLMINYGSGCIFEFDAEHPMGSGIGFKEEEKPNYTGSFYSKSKAVAEDLLNEYDNVCTLRARMPISSNLSHPRNFVRKITQYEKVVDIPNSMTVLDELLPMSIELAKRNHRGIWNFTNPGVVSHNEVLELYKNYIDPNFKWVNFTLEEQAKVLVAPRSNNEMDASKLKKEFPELLSIKDSLIKYIFEPNKKSIAGAVSK, from the exons ATGGCCACCACATACGAACCAAAGAACATCCTCATTACTGGAGCAGCTGGCTTCATTGCCTCCCATGTCTGCAATCGGCTTATTCGAAACTACCCAGATTACAAGATTGTTGTTGTTGACAAGCTTGACTACTGCTCAAACTTGAAGAACATTCTTCCTTCAATATCATCCCAAAACTTCAAGTTCATCAAGGGAGACATTGCCACTGCTGACCTTGTCAACTACGTCCTCCTCTCTGAGTCCATTGACACCATCATGCACTTTGCAGCACAAACTCACGTTGACAACTCTTTTGGCAACAGCTTCGAGTTCACAAAGAACAACATCTATGGCACTCATGTCCTTCTCGAGGCTTGCAAAGTCACTGGTCAAATCAAGAGGTTCATCCATGTGAGCACTGATGAGGTTTATGGGGAGACAGATGAGGATGCTGTCATGGGAAACATTGAGGCTTCTCAGCTCCTTCCAACAAACCCTTATTCTGCTACTAAAGCTGGGGCAGAAATGCTTGTCATGGCATATGGGAGATCATATGGATTGCCTGTGATCACTACTAGAGGTAACAATGTTTATGGGCCTAACCAATTCCCTGAAAAGTTGATTCCAAAATTCATTCTTTTGGCCATGAAGGGACAGCCTCTACCAATTCATGGGGATGGTTCTAATGTTAGGAGCTATCTCTACTGTGAAGATGTTGCTGAAGCATTTGAAACCATTCTCCATAGGGGCGAAGTCGGCCATGTTTACAACATAGGCAcacagaaagaaagaagagtgaTTGATGTGGCTAAGGAAATTTGCCAACTTTTCTCTTTGAACCCTGAAACCCATATTAAGTATGTGGAGAATAGGCCTTTTAATGACCAAAGATACTTCTTGGATGTTCAGAAGTTGAAGACTTTGGGATGGTTTGAACGTACTTCATGGGAAGAGGGCCTAAAAAAGACCACAGAATGGTATGTCAACAATTCTGACTGGTGGGGTGATGTTTCTGGAGCATTGCTTCCTCATCCAAAAATGCTAATGGTGCCTGGAATTGGAAGGAAGTGTGATGGACCTCATAACAGAAATTCTGCTTCCTCTTATGTGGCAAACAATTCTATTGCGAGCGGAATGGTAGTCCGAAGTCCCCGAAGTCCAAAGAACAACCCCTCTACTCAGAGGCGAGGTCTGAAGTTTTTGATTTATGGTAAAACAGGTTATCTTGGGGGTCTTCTTGGGCAACTTTGTGAGAAGCAAGGGATACCGTTTGTGTATGGGAAGGGGCGTTTGGAGGAACGGTCACAACTCATGCAAGAAATTCGGACTGTTAAACCAACTCATGTTTTCAATGCTGCTGGATTGACTGGCAGGCCTAATGCAGATTGGTGTGAAAGTCATAAAGTTGAGACAATTCGGACCAATGTGGTTGGTACATTAAACTTGGCAGATGTCTGCAGAGAACATGGCCTCCTAATGATCAATTATGGAAGCGGctgtatttttgaatttgatgcAGAACATCCAATGGGGTCAGGAATTGGGTTTAAGGAGGAAGAGAAGCCTAATTACACTGGTTCTTTCTATTCTAAATCCAAAGCTGTG GCTGAAGATCTTTTGAATGAATATGACAATGTTTGCACCCTCAGAGCCCGAATGCCAATATCCTCCAATCTGAGCCACCCCCGGAACTTTGTCCGAAAGATTACACAATATGAGAAAGTAGTTGACATTCCAAACAGCATGACTGTGTTGGATGAGCTGCTGCCCATGTCAATTGAGTTGGCCAAAAGGAACCACAGGGGCATTTGGAACTTCACAAACCCTGGTGTTGTGAGTCATAATGAGGTTCTGGAGCTGTACAAGAACTATATTGACCCTAATTTCAAGTGGGTTAACTTTACATTGGAAGAACAGGCCAAAGTTCTGGTTGCACCTCGAAGCAACAATGAAATGGATGCATCTAAGTTGAAGAAAGAATTCCCTGAGCTGTTGTCAATCAAGGATTCCCTGATTAAATACATCTTTGAACCCAACAAGAAAAGCATTGCCGGTGCAGTGTCAAAATAA
- the LOC115955813 gene encoding trifunctional UDP-glucose 4,6-dehydratase/UDP-4-keto-6-deoxy-D-glucose 3,5-epimerase/UDP-4-keto-L-rhamnose-reductase RHM1-like, protein MATTYEPKNILITGAAGFIASHVCNRLIRNHPNYNIVVLDKLDYCSNLKNLLPSKSSPNFKFVKGDIGSADLVNFILLSESIDTIMHFAAQTHVDNSFGNSFEFTKNNIYGTHVLLEACKVTGQIKRFIHVSTDEVYGETDEDAVVGNHEASQLLPTNPYSATKAGAEMLVMAYGRSYGLPVITTRGNNVYGPNQFPEKMIPKFILLAMKGQPLPIHGDGSNVRSYLYCEDVAEAFEVILHRGEVGHVYNIGTLKERRVIDVAKEICQLFSLNPDTYIKLVENRPFNDQRYFLDDQKLKSLGWFERTSWKEGLKKTMEWYVNNPDWWGDVSGALLPHPRMLMVPGIERKFDGPDISNSDSTFVVNNSNQSHMIVPTPKNNPSIQKPALKFLIYGRTGWIGGLLGKICEKQGIPFEYGRGRLQERSQILADIQTVKPTHVFNAAGVTGRPNVDWCETHKPETIRTNVVGTLTLADVCREHNLLMMNYATGCIFEFDAAHPLGSGIGFKEEDKPNFTGSFYSKTKAMVEELLRDYDNVCTLRVRMPISSDLSNPRNFITKITRYNKVVDIPNSMTILDELLPISVEMAKRNCRGIWNFTNPGVVSHNEILEMYKNYIDPNFKWVNFTLEEQAKVIVAPRSNNELDASKLKKEFPELLPIKDSLIKYVFEPNKKTSAGGVSK, encoded by the exons ATGGCCACTACATATGAACCAAAGAACATCCTCATCACAGGAGCTGCTGGCTTCATTGCATCCCATGTTTGCAATCGGCTCATTAGGAACCACCCTAATTATAATATTGTTGTCCTCGACAAGCTTGATTActgttcaaatttgaaaaacctGCTTCCCTCAAAATCGTCCCCTAACTTCAAGTTCGTCAAGGGAGATATTGGCAGTGCTGACCTCGTCAACTTCATCTTGCTTTCCGAGTCCATTGATACCATTATGCACTTTGCAGCCCAGACTCATGTTGACAACTCCTTTGGCAACAGCTTTGAATTTACTAAGAACAACATATATGGCACCCATGTCCTTCTAGAGGCCTGCAAAGTTACTGGCCAAATCAAGAGGTTTATCCATGTGAGCACCGATGAGGTTTATGGTGAGACAGATGAGGATGCTGTTGTGGGGAATCACGAGGCTTCTCAGCTCCTCCCAACAAACCCATATTCTGCTACTAAAGCTGGGGCAGAAATGCTTGTTATGGCATATGGGCGATCATATGGCTTGCCTGTGATTACTACCAGAGGTAACAATGTTTATGGGCCCAACCAGTTCCCTGAAAAAATGATTCCAAAATTTATCCTCTTGGCCATGAAGGGACAGCCTCTACCAATCCATGGGGATGGATCTAATGTTAGGAGTTATCTCTACTGTGAAGATGTGGCGGAGGCATTCGAAGTCATTCTCCACAGGGGTGAAGTGGGCCATGTCTACAACATTGGGACATTGAAAGAAAGGAGAGTGATTGATGTGGCCAAGGAAATTTGCCAACTTTTCTCTTTGAACCCAGATACCTATATTAAGTTAGTAGAGAATAGGCCTTTTAATGATCAAAGATACTTCTTGGATGACCAAAAGCTGAAGAGCTTGGGATGGTTCGAACGTACTTCATGGAAAGAGGGTCTAAAGAAGACCATGGAATGGTACGTCAACAATCCTGACTGGTGGGGTGATGTCTCTGGGGCACTGCTCCCTCATCCAAGAATGCTAATGGTGCCTGGAATTGAAAGAAAGTTTGATGGGCCTGATATCAGCAATTCTGATTCCACTTTTGTGGTAAATAATTCTAATCAGAGCCATATGATAGTTCCAACTCCAAAGAACAACCCCTCTATTCAGAAGCCAGCTCTGAAGTTCTTAATTTATGGTAGAACTGGGTGGATTGGGGGGCTTCTTGGGAAGATTTGTGAGAAGCAAGGTATACCCTTTGAGTATGGAAGGGGGCGCTTGCAGGAGAGGTCACAGATCTTGGCAGATATTCAAACTGTTAAGCCAACTCATGTTTTTAATGCTGCTGGAGTGACTGGCAGACCTAATGTGGATTGGTGTGAAACTCATAAGCCAGAGACAATCCGGACCAATGTTGTTGGTACTTTAACCTTGGCAGATGTCTGCAGAGAGCATAACCTTCTAATGATGAATTATGCTACTGGctgtatttttgaatttgatgcAGCACATCCGTTGGGGTCTGGAATTGGGTTTAAGGAAGAAGACAAACCTAATTTCACCGGTTCGTTCTATTCGAAAACCAAAGCCATG GTTGAGGAGCTTTTGAGAGACTATGACAATGTTTGCACCCTTAGAGTCCGTATGCCAATATCATCTGATCTCAGCAACCCACGTAACTTCATCACAAAGATTACACGCTATAACAAAGTGGTTGACATTCCCAACAGCATGACTATCTTGGATGAGCTGCTGCCCATTTCAGTTGAGATGGCCAAAAGGAATTGCAGGGGCATTTGGAACTTCACAAATCCTGGTGTTGTGAGTCACAATGAGATTTTGGAGATGTACAAGAACTACATTGACCCCAATTTTAAGTGGGTTAATTTCACACTGGAAGAACAGGCCAAGGTTATTGTTGCCCCTCGCAGCAACAATGAGTTGGATGCATCCAAGTTGAAGAAAGAATTCCCTGAACTTCTGCCAATCAAGGATTCACTGATCAAATATGTCTTTGAGCCCAACAAGAAAACTAGTGCTGGTGGAGTGTCAAAATAA